The genomic window GACATTGCCAGCATGGAAATTGTGCACAAAGACACATATATGCAGTAATTCATAGGTCACTCCTTCAGTTCCTCAGTCTCTGATTGTTACTCAAGGAGATTTGAGTAATATTTAAGCAGTCCATTGAGTGAAATCATCAATGGCATTACACTGTGGCCTCAGTCTCTTGCGGGTCGTCATCTTCCAGCAAGCTGTATGAGGCATGGCTCTGGAAGGGTCTCTGCAGCGGGTGGCAGAGCAGTTTGGCCATGCAGTTGTGCAGCTCAATAGCAGGACCACACAGTGACACCTCAAAACGATAGCACATCCCCTTAGAGTCCAACTCACTGAAGGAGGCATACACGTCCTAAAAATACAGACACAAAGTTTTTagtagattaaataaaaatactaataaataatCAGGGAATAATGGGAAGTTCAAAACCTTCCAGCTAGTGTCCTCTGTCTGCTCTTCAGTTCCGttatgaagataaacaacatcaAAGAAAAAATAGGGAGACTGCAGCATTTTCTGGAGAGGAAGAGAACAACATGaagaaaatgctatttttcacAAAGTTTCTCAAAATACATTAATAGTATATGTATgtcaatccatccatctatcaatcAATCCATCTCTCTCTGACCACGTACACACTAATATGCTTTCGTTTAAAACACATTGATTTAACTACATTTACGCTTCTCATTTAGAACACACAGTTAGTCGTATAACACATTATCTTTAATAACAGATTCCGTTTAACAGCCTCTCAGACCAGGTCCCACACAACTGTAAGTCTGTATAACTGTGTACACTACACGACTCcagctcgtctcctttgatgttttgagtcgctGACTGGTCTGCGACGAGAAGTCCCAGATCTCACGACGAATGGTCGGTTATTGTGTGCACTCCTGCGACATACCGAGACTAGTCCCAGATGCTCCGACAGATTTCAAATCAGCTTGACATCTTGACGTCTTGTCGTCAGGTGTGCGAACTGTCCCGACGAGCAAGAGACTGACAATGAGTCAATGAAATAGAGAGCGCAAGAGGAGAGAAATTAATTGAGAAGCCGGATAAAACAtcaaaaaacatcaaaaaataaaacatcatctCCTTACTTtaatattttcagctgtttttcttttttcacttttGCAAATATGATGAAAGCTGGGCGAGagccgttctttcatgtttgttgacatgttatcaagaataaactgcacGAGTTTGCGAATGAATTTCGTTAtcataattttaagatgcattttgggcaatCCGTTTCAAATGGGACAATGCTAAAAGCAGCTGAAATAAGCATaagattgaaaatgtaaaaaagtgaaaGCATGAACATGCACAACAGGGACACAGATATGAACAGCATGTGcattagaagctcagttacaggtaccACACTAAAAAAAACTCAATTCTGCTCTAAATCTCATGTTTGCGAAagattaagagaaactgtgcatTGGTTTTTAGCGCTTTCTTTCCCGTCTTTCATTTTTAGTTCTTTAATATAATTCAGTAaaacacagacataatgattgatgtcctcatgaaatcagatatGTGGTTAAAAGAGATGACCAGGTGTAATGGTGATGTCTCGCTTGTACATTTgtaatcggatcacccaaaactaattgtgatgaggaggagggcgtagccgggccgtgatgatgcacggccagcgctggatcagctgatcagtgggaaagcgagataaagggaagccggaggcgccagttcatgggagagagagagagatgcacacggccgcgttgcatgtgtgtctgtatttgtttatgtttgttttatgctgagtttcttattaaactttatgtttactgttcagccggttcccgcctcctccttgcccatactTTATCTATTACATTAATCTTAATACCAGTGTACACATGGCCTCAGTCAGGGATGAATGGTCATGCagttgatacactacagtcctgaaATGTGCACACCAGAATGACTGAAAACAAGATTGTAAGTTGCAGGGTGCCGAttgcaagtcgtgtagtgtacactaggctgGGTCAAAGCAACTTACTTTGATGGCATCAGAGGGGTTGAACTGAAGCATGCCAGCATGCCGACTGAATATAAGGAGAGTTCGGACTACAAAGGGAGGCGGGATAGTTTGAACGTTCTCCATCTGTGGAAGTTCAATTTTCTGCAAACTACAAGAGGAGGAAATTATATGGATGAGATTACTGTATGTGTTAATCAAACAGAGAACACATGCATACAAATTAGGAGATGAGCAGTTAGAAAAGTTACTCACATTACATTGAGGAGATCCTCCAGATCTATAGTTAACAGTTAAGAAATTAACAGAGTGATCATGACAAATTCTTTGTTCCCAGTCCAAAACgatcatttataataaaaaaaataaaagaaaaaaaagaagagataAATATAATACTCTAAATAGATAAGGAGGATACTGAAGGACTCGCAGACATTGGTCTCAAGGTCATACAGAAAGCTGCAAAGCTCTCGTGGATCAGAGGTGAATCCTGATAGCTGTGTGAAAAAGATTCAGTGTAAAATTGATGAAATGCAAAGTGTCAGAGTGAAATAAAACAGTTCCATCCTGCTGTTTTGTCCACTCACCCACATGGCGTCGTCATTAATCACCACCAGAGCAAACTCATGCCTCTTGTCTATCTTGTGCTTGGTTCTCACAAACATCTCAATCATTTTCTGTGAAATATTTAACGCATTTGTCTTGGATCTGCAAATGGAAATGATTTACAACACATTAATACAAACATCAATTTGTCTACTACAGAAAGAAACTTAAAACATGCAAATTTACCCATTGAAGGACTCCAGTTTTTGTAGAGACATCTCTTCTGAAAGGTCTAAACATAtgatctgtttaaatgagatattgtAAGGTAAACTagaatgacattaaaatgtaaaatcaaaCCGAAACCTCTCATTTATAtaaacagttcacacaaaaattataagAATACtaaatttactcactgtcatgccatTCCTAAACCATATAATTTTACCCTTATGAGAGCTACGGCAGTAGGGAAAATTTTCAGTGAATACCAACTAAAGTTTCTCTCTGTTCCACCTCGTATGGCTTCAGACAACTTGAAATAGACAACAAGAGGCATATGCACTAGTTTTTggtgcctttttggagcttgaaatcccatggtcactatatgctttcattttatggaaaggAGCTgtatgaacattctgctaaacatctcctttatataggtttggaatgacaggtTAGAAATAatggcataattttcatttttttgatgaactaaccctttaataagcATAAATTCCCTTATCTATGAGACCAAATCTCAGATGGAAGTATTGTGCAGCTGTGTTTACTGACTAACATACCACTTTCTCTGGGCAGTTGACACGTGGTGCCcgcaggtgtaactctgcagatGGGGGTATCTGGGTGGGCAGGGATGGCTGATATGGTTTAGGTCTTTCCTTCGTTGTAGATGCCATCGCAGGCATGCTGGTCGTGGCGTTTCCTGCCGCAGAGATGAGGGCAGGTGCAGTGGTCGTGATTGCGGTGGCAGAAGTCGGGGGGCTATCAGAGCTGGCCGCCTCTCCCTCCCCCTCTACACGACTGCCCACGGCCGGCTGCGGGGGGGATGCAAGGCTGTTGTTGAGGCTGCCGTTGCTGCTGCGCCGGTCTTCTGCACCCTCTGGGTTGGACCGGGTTCTGGGCCGTAGATCCATCATCCGCTCCTCACCATCTGCCTGACTGGGCTCAGGGGTCTCCATGGCAACCTGACAACATCACACACCAGAATGTGACAAATCTGAAAAGCTCATAATACAAGCAAACAGTTGAACAaagaacatacaaacacaacaaacCATGTATATGCATATAAGGAGCAGACTGTACATACATTTTCCATGTAACATTTGAGAACTCTACAATATTCGACTGAATTGCAGCAAAAATTCTTGCAGTTTCAGCATAAGATATATTCATAAATATCCATGAAGATAATGTTTTAGCATtcaaatacaaacaaataaacagattTATCATTAAATCCTCTAATTTTTTTTAGAGCATTCGGGTACATAACTGAAAACATCAACAATCGTGATTTCTCAGGAGTGCAGCTTTAATACATATAAAATACCTATTCAGATAAATAATACAGGTGAAATAGAAAAAACAATAACTTACCAAACATTCAACAGATGCAAATATGAGTTTATTAGAAAAACTCGGATCTAATTCACTGATTCGACGATATTATTTTCCAGCACTTCCTCATTTGATTCTGCTTCTGTGACAATCAAAACCGAGTGCTCATGAGGGTTTGTGATCATCAGCGCCTCTAGCGGACTGACTCTGCGACTACAGTGGAAATTAAATTACCTGTTTTATTAACCCTTGTATTCTATTCAAGGGTTTACAGTACATGCTATGTGTtaggggtcaattttgacccccACACACTAAGAGTGTAATTTGAttgtaatatgatttttttttaaacaaatgtcatATCActaacttaaatgttttttttttttttttttttttttataagaacatTTTATGTAAATTCAACTTTACACTTTAACTACGTCACAATTTTATTCAGGGATATATTGTCATGCACTGGGGCATCTGCCAGctgttggtgaaaaaaaaaaaaacttaagacaTTAAATTACAACATATAACCAGCAGATGGCTGCAGAGGTCAACTCATTTGTCAACTCATTTGTCTGATTTCAGcaaattgatttttgttttcagatgatatatatatatgtgtgtgtgtgtgtgtgtgtgtgtgtgtgtgtgtgtttagacattaaaaaaatcttcatttttgtcaaagcgtgtgtctgtgtgcatgttcTTCATTGtggacagggttgggaaggttacttttgaaatgtattccactacagattacagaatacatgctgtaaatgtaatttgtaacatatttcattagattactcaaggtcagtaacgtattctaaatattttgggttacttcttcagcactggtagagttttttcacttgttttgactataaaaactctgccagtacagtaagacaaaatacacatgttaaaaatacattctctgaaaaacctaaatatcatatgcagtgttgtttctaaaacaagataaatcaaattgatcttttttttaaggattttctaatatttttacaagaaaacaatacaaaaattattatcaagaatatgatttttgccctaatatcaaaggtcttactagaaaaaaagaaattatgatccaacatgaattttcttgataaaaaaatatgatcatgcctggtaacgtgcatgtaaaatggctagaaatagcattttagcttagcgtaaagctaacaatttacacaaggtttatttctatttcttctgctccaaatttacttcaaacttacttctctggcTGCTCGtattaatgtaacacatcataagaaaacataagaaattgtttcaccgctgttcaaatgcactttggatcacatcatttatatgtataaatgttttccatctgaaaggactaagtATTAaataaagtaatctcttcagtaatcaaaattctttttgaatgcaactgtattctaattaccaatgatttaaattgtaactgtagtggaatacagttccaTCATGTGGATGTGTAATGTCTcacccttgtgtgtgtgtgtgtgtgtgtgtgtatgtttttcattgtggatgtgtaatgtttcaccctttcatttctgtgtgtgtgtgtgtttatgtatgtgtgtgtatgttcttcattgtggatgtgtgtggagcgggacgtggtcgtgtgtctgtcactggggagagagaaagcggtaagggccatcaccaaGTGATAGTTAGTATTAAACACCTGTGTCCCATTTCAGTGACGAcggagacgggctttaaaaggccgCCGGAGTGACAGATGgagggagagagaccagagacgcAATGTGTATTCTGTATAATACTTTGTTGTGACGCTGAAAAGCTGATACTTtgttgtgatgctgaaaagccaatactttgttgtgaagctgaaaaacaatTGCATTAAAAGTTAACTCACGTGAACTGTGAAATTGGCTCCTGTGTCCTTCCTACTTGAACCctctacagtggtgccgaaaaccggGAATTAAGGAAGAAGACAGGCCGCTATGGACACCTCACTGCTGGACGAAGTCATCCGTGCCCTGGCCAGTATCCAAGAGCCTCACCAGCAAGCTCTCTTTGAGCAGGAACGCCGcttccaggagctcctccaagccCAGGCCGAGGATCAGCAGACCTTACGGAGCTGGCTAGCTCCAGACGGATCCTCCGCCACGACCCCAGAAGCAGCGATGAAGCTGCACCTCCTGCTCACCAAGATGGGTCCCCAGGACGATCCGGAGGTGTTTGTGAGCCTTTTTGAGCAGTCAGCCACCACCTCTGGCTGGCTGCGAACCAAATGGACCCTCCACCTGCTGCCGCTGCtttccggggaggcccagctcgcgGCGCAGCAACTTCCAGCTGAGGACCGCCTGGACTACGTCAAGCTGAAGATTGTTGTCCTACAATGGGTTGGCCGTAGCCCTGAGCAACACCGTCAGCAATGCCGCTCCCTTACCTTGAGTGATGTTGGCTGCCCATTCgcgtttgcccagcagctccgtgatgcctgccgaagatgggtGCTGGCTGAGGAATCCTCCGGCATTCCCGCCCTTAGTGAGTTCccggagggggatttccctctagagcagtcacgtgatgaaacccttaggcacgcctttgaccaagtgagagtaatcgatggccagcagctccagcctgatgTCGCCCTCACATActtatatttttcaattattagggaccggttgtaccgagtgacgcaggacactcagacccacaaaaatacaacccagttattagtcccgaggagctgtcgggaaacacttttcAGGGCGGCTCACAATAATcctatggtgggtcacttagtACAAGAGAGGACACTACACCAGTTAATGGCCCGCTTTTATTGGCCTGGCATTCGCAGGGATGTGTGCGcagaatgtcagttggtgaatccaccagccaccccaagagcgccattgcacccATTACCGTTGATCGAGGCCCCCTTtgaagaattggtatggacctcatcgagccattagaatggtcagcatgtGGATATAAGTTTGTATTAGTcatggtggattatgcaacatgatatccggaagcagtgcctcttcgcaacatctcagcacgcagtgttgcggaggcattcttcaaaattatctcccgggtggggattccgaaagaaatcctcaccgaccaagtcacaacgtttatgtcacatacactacgtgaactttatgaattgctggggattaaatagattcgcaccagtgtttatcaccctcaaactgacgggctggtggaacgatttaatcgaaCCCTGAAAAACATAATTCGCAATTTCGTGCACGAatatgctagaaattgggacaaatggctggaacccctattatGTGCAGTCAGGGAggttccgcaagcctccacggggttttcccccttcgagctcctgtatggacacCGGCCCCAcggggtgcttgacgtcatatgggaggcgtgggaggaaggaccttcccaaagcaaaaatgaaatttaatatgtccttgatcttcgagcaaagctacacactcTGGGTCATTTGTCACaacaaaatttgctccaagctcaagagacacaaagccgtctctataataggggtgcccaggtacaggaatttgcaccgggagacaaagtacttgtattactcacCACACTGAGCtcaaaattactcgccaagtggcaaggaccctttgagtttATACGGCGATTCGGGGacctcgattatgaggttaaacgaacagatagagttggagcacgtcaaatttaccacctcaacctccttaaattatggagagaggcggtccccgtgtccatggcgacggtagtgccggagagggtggagctcgggccggaggtgaatttCAAAGTCGATTGTTAgcattaaacacctgtgtctcatttcagtgatgaCGGAGATGGGCTTTAAAAGGCCAATGGAGTGATAGATGgagggagagagaccagagacgcAATGCGTATTCTATATAATACTTTGTTGTGAcactgaaaagccaatactttgttgtgatgctgaaaagccaatactttgttgtgaagctaaaAAACAACTGCATTAAAAGTTAactcacgtggactgtgaaaCCGGCTCCCGTGTCCTTCCTACCCGAACCCTCTACAATGTGTAATGTCTCACACTttcatttctct from Myxocyprinus asiaticus isolate MX2 ecotype Aquarium Trade chromosome 35, UBuf_Myxa_2, whole genome shotgun sequence includes these protein-coding regions:
- the babam1 gene encoding BRISC and BRCA1-A complex member 1, coding for METPEPSQADGEERMMDLRPRTRSNPEGAEDRRSSNGSLNNSLASPPQPAVGSRVEGEGEAASSDSPPTSATAITTTAPALISAAGNATTSMPAMASTTKERPKPYQPSLPTQIPPSAELHLRAPRVNCPEKVIICLDLSEEMSLQKLESFNGSKTNALNISQKMIEMFVRTKHKIDKRHEFALVVINDDAMWLSGFTSDPRELCSFLYDLETNVCESFNLEDLLNVILQKIELPQMENVQTIPPPFVVRTLLIFSRHAGMLQFNPSDAIKKMLQSPYFFFDVVYLHNGTEEQTEDTSWKDVYASFSELDSKGMCYRFEVSLCGPAIELHNCMAKLLCHPLQRPFQSHASYSLLEDDDPQETEATV